In Cyanobacterium stanieri LEGE 03274, a single window of DNA contains:
- the glmU gene encoding bifunctional UDP-N-acetylglucosamine diphosphorylase/glucosamine-1-phosphate N-acetyltransferase GlmU: MLAVAILAAGKGTRMKSKLPKVLHPLGNKTLVERAIASCELIKPDRTAIIIGYEGDKIKEALHHLQEVEFVEQKEQLGTGHAIQQLLEPLKDFSGDLLVLNGDVPLLRPETVQKLITIHKENKNQATLLTANLSNPTGYGRVFCDSTNIVKQIVEHRDCSSAQKQNPRVNAGVYCFNWDALKEVLPKLSTNNDQKEYYLTEVVDYLNPVMALDVDDSLEINGINDRRQLAVAYDILQARVKEAWMMAGVTMIDPDSITIEDTVTLGSDVIIEPQTHLRGNTIIGSGCHIGPGSFIENSHLGEDVKVFYSTITDSRVASGGKIGPYTHLRGQANIGENCRVGNFVEVKKSTIGNKTNVAHLSYIGDATLGNQVNVGAGTITANYDGVNKHPTVIGDRTKTGSNSVFVAPVTIGEDVTIGAGSVITHDVPDGALAIARQKQKNIDNWHSRNN, from the coding sequence ATGTTAGCAGTTGCAATACTTGCCGCAGGCAAAGGAACTAGAATGAAATCCAAACTTCCTAAGGTGTTACATCCTTTAGGAAATAAAACTTTAGTGGAAAGGGCGATCGCCTCTTGTGAACTGATAAAACCCGATCGCACCGCCATCATTATCGGCTATGAAGGAGATAAAATAAAAGAAGCCCTCCATCACCTTCAAGAGGTAGAATTTGTTGAACAAAAAGAGCAACTAGGCACAGGACACGCCATTCAACAGTTACTCGAACCCCTCAAAGACTTTTCAGGAGATTTATTGGTTTTAAACGGTGATGTACCCCTATTACGCCCCGAAACAGTTCAAAAATTAATCACCATCCACAAGGAAAATAAAAACCAAGCAACCCTCCTCACTGCTAATTTATCCAATCCTACGGGTTATGGAAGGGTATTTTGCGACAGCACCAATATTGTTAAACAAATTGTAGAACATCGAGACTGTAGTTCTGCCCAAAAACAGAATCCCCGAGTCAATGCGGGGGTATATTGTTTTAACTGGGATGCCCTTAAAGAAGTATTACCGAAACTCAGCACCAATAATGACCAAAAAGAATATTATCTCACCGAGGTAGTGGATTATTTAAACCCCGTCATGGCTTTGGATGTTGATGATTCTTTAGAGATTAATGGTATTAATGATCGTCGTCAATTGGCCGTGGCCTATGATATTTTACAAGCAAGGGTAAAAGAAGCGTGGATGATGGCAGGGGTAACCATGATTGATCCTGATAGCATTACCATTGAAGATACCGTCACCCTTGGCAGTGATGTGATTATCGAACCCCAAACCCATTTAAGGGGTAATACCATCATTGGTTCAGGATGTCACATCGGCCCTGGTAGTTTTATCGAAAATAGTCACCTTGGGGAAGATGTTAAGGTGTTTTATTCCACCATTACCGATAGTCGGGTGGCTTCGGGGGGCAAAATAGGCCCCTATACTCATTTGCGAGGACAGGCAAATATTGGCGAAAATTGTCGGGTAGGAAATTTTGTGGAGGTGAAAAAATCCACCATTGGTAATAAAACGAATGTGGCTCATTTATCTTATATTGGGGACGCTACCCTTGGTAATCAAGTTAATGTAGGCGCTGGTACTATTACCGCTAACTATGATGGAGTTAATAAACATCCTACGGTTATAGGCGATCGCACCAAGACTGGTTCAAATAGTGTCTTTGTTGCCCCCGTTACCATCGGTGAAGATGTTACCATCGGTGCGGGTTCAGTCATTACCCATGATGTACCTGATGGGGCATTGGCGATCGCCCGTCAAAAACAAAAAAATATCGATAATTGGCACTCAAGAAATAATTAG